CCGTTTCCCAAAGAAGCGTCGAAAATTTGAATGCTTAATAACGAGGCGACTTCCTCGATACGGATGGGGAAAGCCTCCTTCAAGATGTTTTGAAAGAAATGGTCCGCATATTTTTTAGGGTTGGTTGAATTAAGGTTGATTATTGTATTTTGTCCTGTCAGCAAGCGTAAGAAATTCATAATATCATGTTTCTTTGTTCCATCCAAAGATTGGATGATTTTTGAGATGAGGAGTGACTCAGGGTCACTGATGTCTTCCTCGCTTTCATGACCCGATACCAGGTAATCCACGGAAACGTTTAACGCTGCGGAGAGTTTCACTAACGCTTCATAAGACGGATTTCTATTTCCTGATTCGTATTGGCTGATGGAGGGAGCCGTTAGGCCAGCCTTTTTCGCTAAAGCTGCTTGGTTCAGATTAAGTTCTTTTCTTCTATTAATAATCCTTTTATCTATAGACATATAAATAACACCTACTCTGTTTAATTTTCGTTATGTAAAAAATAACATATGTGAACTTGGATTGACAAAATAAATAACAGGTGTTATCGTAAAGTTAAGAAATGTTATTACAGACGACGCAAAAAAAGCACGACGGCAATCGTGCTTCGATAACGCTGGAATATGTTTTCACTGGTAACAATAATAACATATGTCCAGCAATCATACTACAATAAATAAGGACGTGATTGCGCTGAATATTCGCTTGCAAGATGTGAGTGTCATTATTACCGGGACCTCACGATATAATAATAACGCTTTCGATACAGTACGTGTCGAAACTTTGTTGGTTACCGATGAACCAATCCCGGCAGAAGAAACCTGGTATGTTCCCAATGGTAACGCCGTACCACCAGAGGTGCTTGAATTCTTTAAAATCTCTAACGTTGAGATGAACCCTAAAAAAGCATCTACGATTTTAGAAGGAACCGAAGATATTCGGGATCAGGCCGAAGCCGAAAACTTACCTGGAGTTATGGAGGACGCCGCTCGTTTGATGCTTCGCGCGATTTTGAAGAAATCATCCTTAACACCTGTGGCGGGAGCCACAAACGCCTACTTACTGTCCTACGACTACAAGATTTATCCGATTGGTAATACTAACGAGTATGCCTTTTCAATCCGAGTTCCGTTTGACGGACTTCAAGTGGCATCGAACGGAGGAAAGGTTCAAGTGAACGTTCTTACTCCGATAGGAGCTCAAATCGACACGGCTATCACTAAAGGTGTAGACGAAAACGGACTGGAAATCACTGAGGTCGTAGCTCCCATCACCAACACGAATCGTCATCTGGTATCGTTCTATTACCAAATCGATCCCGAGTTCGTCGTTCATTACCGCTATTAATCTTAATCTATAAAGATAGCATTTCTAGTCCCCCGTGATCAGCGTCGGTCACCGGGGATGTTTTTTTACTTATCACTGGCATTGCCACAATTCTTTGAGCAAGAAAGCATGAACTACACGAATGACTCACTATTCAAATTAAGGGAATATTAGAGGACATCGAATGCTATGAGGTTATAGGCTTAGGAGGAGAGTAGAATGTCGGCTACCAATAAAGGTATCCAAAAAGTGCGAGGTAAAGATACTAAAATGGAGCTGAAAGTTAGGAAAGCACTTTGGCATAGAGGATTACGGTACAGAAAAAACTACAAAAAGCTGCTAGGTACACCTGACATAGCGTTTCCGAATCAGAAATTGGTTATCTTTTTGGATTCTTGTTTTTGGCATGGATGCCCGCTTCATTATAGGGAGCCTAAGTCTAATCAGGAGTTTTGGAACGAAAAAATTAAAAGAAATCAAGAACGTGACGCGGAACAAACAGAGCACTATGTTTGCCAAGGCTGGACCATACTTCGATTTTGGGAGCATGAAATAGCATCAGACTTTGAGCGGGTAATAAATGATATTGTGACAACTTACGACCAATTAAATAAAAAACGTGACCGAGATGAAAATCGTCAGGAACTATTAGACGTGGATGATCTTTGTGATTAAGAGTTTCAATCATTAGTCAACGTGTATGAGCTCCAGGAAATAATAATCAATTCATTACCCACATCACTGATATTTTAGTTAGAATATAGCTTGTAAAGAAATGAGGTGTTTACTATGACGGTTAAAACTGTCTCGGAAGTACAAAAAGAATCTAACTCAACAGTCACAACGAAAAATAGAAATGTATTATCTCTATTTTCTGGTTGTGGTGGAATGGATTTAGGGTTTGAGGGCGGATTCGAAGTTTTAAAAGAATCAATCAACTTAAATGTTAACAAGCATTGGAATATAAAAAAAGTAAACGGAAAGTGGGTCGAACTACCAGAAACCCGATTCAAAACGGTTTTCGCCAACGATATCAGACCTGATGCTCAACGAGCGTGGACCCGTTATTTTGGTAACAAAGGTATCGAGTCAGAAGTTTATCACCTCGAAAGTATCGTCGACGTCGTGAAGGCTTACCGCGAAACAAAAATCAATCCATTTCCGGAGGACATTGAGGTCGTGACCGGTGGCTTCCCTTGTCAGGATTTTTCTGTGGCGGGAAAACGTAAAGGGTTTGAATCTGACAAATCACATGATGGGAAATCGGTCGAGATTGATGAGGCTGACATCGATAAGCCGAACGTAGAGAATCGTGGCCAACTATACATGTGGATGCGCGAAGTTGTGGAAATTGTTAAGCCTAAGGTTTTTGTGGCCGAGAACGTTAAGGGTCTGGTCAATCTTGGCGACGTTAAAAAAATAATCGAGAATGATTTTTCTAACATTGGGGATGGTTATATAGTCGTTCCGGCCAAGGTGCTACACGCCGCCGAATTTGGGGTTCCACAATCTAGAGAGCGTGTGATTTTTTATGGTTTCGAGAAAGGTGCTTTGAAGAAAGAGGCAATTGAAGAGCTACAGAATGAAAATATTTCCGCAAAGTATGATCCATATCCGTTCAAGACTCATTGTTTGCCGACTAAAGTTCCGACAGAAAACCTTCTTCCACATGTTTCGGTCAGAAGCGCTTTAGAAGGTTTGGTTGAACCTGAGAAAAGTTCTGACTTGTCTCAACAAAAATATTCTAAAGCCAAATACATGGGAAAACATTGTCAAGGTCAGACTGAGGTTAATCTAGACGGAATCGGGCCGACCATTAGATCTGAACATCACGGGAACATTGAATTCCGTCGACTTGGTTTGGAAAAAGGAGGAAAACGTCTGGATGAGCTAGAACAAGGTCTTGAGGAAAGAAGGTTGACCGTTCGTGAGTGCGCTCGTATTCAGACATTCCCTGATGATTACGAATTTGTTTGGTCCAAAAAAGGAGAAGACCCAGGATTGTCTGCTTCTAGCGCATATAAGATCATAGGGAACGCGGTACCTCCTTTACTCGCATATCATATTGCGAAGAGGCTCGAGGATAATTGGAGTCTCTATTTCGAAACGGAGATGGAGAATTTTGACGAATGAGTTGGCGATGGAATTACAGTATGAACAATTTGGTCAATTAGTGACGGGCGCTTGTGAAATCATGAATGAGAAAGCGCAAGTGAATCCATCCTTCTACCGTTCTAACGAAGGTAGAAGGATGGAGGGACTTGTTTGTGAAGAGCTTGCGGAATTAGCGGTAGGTACAATTTTTGAAGGAACGGTTCGCTTGGTTCAATCGACTCGAAGTTTTCCTGATATTCTCATAGGAGATAGTTTCGGGGTTGAAGTGAAAACTTCTAGATCCGGGTGGAGAAGTCTAGGGAGCAGTATCATGGAGTCCACACGTATCCAGGGCGTCGATCATATTGCGATGTTCTTCGGGAAAATGGGACCTGGCGACGTGGAATTTAACGTTAGACCATATGAACATTGCTTGAGCGATATTGGTGTCACGCATTCTCCTCGCTACGATATCGACATGACTTTAGAGGAGGGGGATACCATATTTGAAAGAATGGAGATCTCCTACGATGAGTTCAGGAATCATCCAGAACCGGTGGAGATACTGAAATCTTATTATCGTCCACTGTTATCTGAAGGGCAGACGCTTTGGTGGATGGGTAATGATGAGGTTGCGGCGCCCCCGGTCTTAACGATGTGGAATGCTTTAGAAAGTGATGCTGAAGATTATTTCACGGCCATGGGATTTGCTCTATTCCCTGAACTCATCGCTGGCGATAGCCGGACTAAATACACACGCATGGTGTTTTGGTTAGTCACGAATCACGGAGTCATTAACCATGCGCTTAGAGACAAGTACTCTGGTGGAGGAAGAAAAGACTTCACAGTTAATGGAAGAGAGTACCAAGGCAGACCTAAAGTAATGTATGTCTTGAACAGTAAGAAAGAATTTGTAAGACAATTGATTCTCCAAGCCGACCCGGAAGAGTTGAGAGAGCATTGGGAAGAGGCGTACATACATGAAGGGGATGAAAGACTTCGTCAATGGATTAATCTTGTGGCGACACAAGGTGACGTCGAAATGTCCCTTCTATACGACATGTTCGAAGTCTAAAATAAGAATGCAAGGACCTGTACGAGAACCCGACCATTATGGTCGGGTTCTCGTTTTATTAGATTTGAAATTGCAAAATTGATTTTGAAATCAATAAAAAATCGTTCCACTTGAACAATTTCTTCAAATGAGACATGGATGGTTCCGCCCCACTCAGCCCGTGCATGTTATTTCTACCAATTCCTCACTGAAAATAAAATAAAAATTGACTAGAAAAAAAAGCTATGGTAAATTAAAGAAAATAACACATTACATCACATTACATCGCATAACTGAATAATTGTGAAGGCTGCCTTTGCTAGAGTTGTACAAGCGATGACTAAGGAGGAAAAATAATGTCAAATGAAAAAAAAGAGTATGGACCTGGTGACACGCTAGTGTTACGAATTAGGAAAAATGAACATTTTTTAGCAGAATGGGCAGGGAAGCAGACTGAAATTGGAGAATCAATTCGTTACTTGATTGAGAATGATATTAGTCGAAACGGAATGTCAGATGTTTCACGAGAAATTATGAAGAACCGACCGGAATTACCGACAGCTAAAGATATTAAGACTGATTTATTCATGTTTATTGGGGATAATGAAAAAGTTACACCTAAAGAAGCATACGAATATTTAGCTGATAAATATCAATTGGATGATTGGAGTCGTACGATTATTACTCGTAGCGGCAAGGAGCCGAAGTGGAACAACATTGTTCGTTGGGCTAAAAAAGATTTACAAAATGAAGACTTGGTAGAGAGTATTGAGCATGGTGTTTGGGTACTTACTGATGATGGTAGATATGTGCATAAACGGTTAAGTGAAGATTCTCAAAAAAAAGATTGACAACTTGTTTTTTGGGGTCTTAAGCTGTTGACGAACCAATTCGTAAAAAGCGAATTGGTTCGTCTTTTTTTGTTTGACGTGTTTGAGATGATTTACGAGACACAAGATTGAAAAATGATATGTACTGGTCCTTCTAAGACGATGGCGCTCTAGATTTCCTCACGGCCCCGATAGGACAAGAGGGGTAGCCCATGAACCTTCTTTGCGTCGGTGAACGAACGCACCAACATATCGTCCTCGACCACTCCGACTTCAACATTAGCAGTGTCGAACTTCTCCTTGTTGGCGTTCGCTCGGATATGGGTACAGTCGGTGAGGAAGATTCGTCCTAATTCGAGGTTGTCCGCATATGTCTCTGGTGGATGATGTCATCAAAAATTCTTGGAAGGCGTCTTTCCCAGTGAATCGGTGAGTGACCAGGTACCCTCTTTTCTTTTCTGAGGAACTGTTTGTATGCGAGGCTCGTTATAGTCTGGCGTCCTGTTTCCGTACTCTAGCTCGCTGGTCGTCGGTACAAGGGACGTCAAAAAAATGACGCGCCCTCCGGCCCGTCTTCCTTCGCTTCAGGCTCAAAGCAAGGCTTTTCGCTCGTTGGCTACGGAAGCCTGGTCCTCCGTTTGCTCTACGCATTTTTTTGAGGCTCTCCCTGCGGTCGCCCTTGCACCGTCTCCCGACGCTCGCTGCGTTCCCGTCAACAGGACGCACAACGGTGTTCGTTCTGAGGACAGCTTATCCGAAAGGGGACAAACCATCATGGAACTATCGTCAATCATCGAGGTCATCCGTATCAAACAAGAGGTTCGCGAGGAAATGGTCGCTCTCGAGCACGCCGTCATCCAATCACCCGACAATGCCCGACAAATCGGGGCATCCTTCATCGGGGATGATGACCGTGAGGTGTTCCTCGTCATCATGTTGAACACGAAAAATCGGGTCATCGGCGTCCATCGGGCGCACGTCGGGAGCGTCAATTCGAGCGTCGTTCACCCGAGAGAAATCTTCAAATGCGCCATCTTGAACAATGCCTCGTGCATCATCGCCTGTCACCAACATCCGAGCGGGGACCCGACACCGAGCCGGGAGGACATCCTCGTCTCCGAACGGTTACATGAAGTAGGCGACCTCATCGGCATCCCGGTGCTCGACCATCTCATCCTCGGTGCGGACGAGTCATACGTCAGCATGAAACAGCGGGGTTACATGGGTTGAATGGAATGGAGTGGGGCCGGGGGACCGGTCCCGGTCCGTCCGGTAAGGGCAAGGACGAAAAACGTGCGTTTTTCTTTGACGAGAGGGGCGACTCGCGTTGCTCTCGCCTGGATCCAGAATTCGGATCCGGGAAAAGGAATGTTTTCGCGTGGCGAAAACAAATAATTTGGTGAGAAGTCAAAGGCATAAAGAAATCATGTTGCTCTGTCTTTTCATGAATGTGTATTTGAGATGTTTGGATTGATGAAGAAATGAGTGCTTGTTTGGTGAAAATCATCATTTTTCCTACGTAAGCCCTGGGCTTGTTTCAAACAAGCCCAGGGCTTATATGAAATAATCCAAGATGTTGAGTGTTCATATTCGAGGTATCGTTGAGCTATCAACAGGAGAGGATGATTCAAATGAGTCACACATTGGACCAGCAAACGATCAAAGAGATGAAAGAGGTATTGCTTAGAAGACTTCCTGAACGGATGGACGTCGATCCTGAAGCCTTCGAGTTAGTAAGCATGGATATCCTTTGTGAGGTGAAAGAAGGAGAACGTTTAAAACAAATGACGGTCTTCTTCAATACGAACACGCTTCAAGTACATAACTGATCGTTTCAAAATGTATACATTTTTATTTAGTGAGTCTTTGAACGAAGCGTGAATCGCATAAGTATCGGGAATTGGTCTATAAAAACTGAAAGGGTGAGACGTGGTGGACGAGCGGCTACTTGATGACTATGCGTTCGATGGATTGGATCCATTCGTCCGGACCGTGTTCTCGGAACTGATGGAACATCCCGAGTGGCTACGTGTCGTCGACAGGGAACATTGCGTCGAGAAGGTCGTCCGGTTCGATGAAGAACGGAACTCGCCTTACTTCCGCGTGGTGATCTATCTGGATGCGGAAGAGTGTCCGATCAAGAGCGTATATCTATATGGGACATGGGTGGTGGCGAAGGGGGACGTCAGTTTCGTCGTCTCAGAGCTATCCAAAGGTGTATTCGAATATGAGGTGATGCATGTCCATTGGCTCACCAAGTATCGATTTGAGGATTGGGGCGTGTCTGAAGACAGGGCATGGGAGAAGGAGTGGTGATTCGGGCTCATGCGTGAGCGTCTAGCGCCTGATGGCGAAGTCGCTCATCGCACCGCTGCCTCCCTGACGGCCCGATAACAAGAGCTGCTGGCTCATAAGCCGCATCTCTATGTTCCTGGCCCTTTCTAACGGGAGGCACGGAGCGTAAGAGCAAGGTCAAAACCAAAAACTGGGGCGTGTCTAACGTCACGCGAGGAACACCATTCGGCCGAATGGTGTTTTTTATAAATGATTTTGACTTAGATCATTTAATGATCTAAACCTCACTGTAAATTTCTTTTTTCGATGTTTTCCTAAGTACCCGACATCTTAAAATGCTTATTTGATGCTATTAAAAGCGGATGAAGGTCGGGATATTTTGCTTCAGATTAGTAAATCGTTCGATATTGTATATATCGTCAGGATCAATAACCGATTCGAGCTCATGAAGCGCATCAGGTAGACTATCCAATATTGTTTTCTTTGCCTGCAGGATAGCATTGGCAAGTGCATCGGATGTAGCATACCGCTCCAGAGGCAACTGAATTGTGAGTTTGATATCGCTAGAAGCATTGAGGTCATCGTCAAATATTACGTAACTAGCGAGTGCATCCAACATTTTGGTCGTATATGAGAAGGATGGAAGTTCAGCAAAATAGTTGGTGCCATCGTCTAAATCATGTCTAATCTCTAAATTACTGTGGCCATGTGAAATTTTAAATTCTGACTCATCTACATACAACAGTACTTCGACAGTTTGTATTTTGCTTATTACATTGACTTGCGTGTACTCTCGATTCCCTCGGTTATGTCGACGGATTTCACGACGTGCTAGAGAAGCGAGTGCTTCAGGTATATCGTCTTCAAAGAAGAACACGTTTGCGGCTACCCAGGTAGGTTCATTCTTGTCATTTTTCACTTGAATTTGTCCCCAGCGTACGTCTTGAACTGTATAGGTGTTTAGGTGCGAAATGGATTGATGGGTATATGTTCG
This region of Exiguobacterium marinum DSM 16307 genomic DNA includes:
- a CDS encoding very short patch repair endonuclease codes for the protein MSATNKGIQKVRGKDTKMELKVRKALWHRGLRYRKNYKKLLGTPDIAFPNQKLVIFLDSCFWHGCPLHYREPKSNQEFWNEKIKRNQERDAEQTEHYVCQGWTILRFWEHEIASDFERVINDIVTTYDQLNKKRDRDENRQELLDVDDLCD
- a CDS encoding DNA cytosine methyltransferase; translated protein: MTVKTVSEVQKESNSTVTTKNRNVLSLFSGCGGMDLGFEGGFEVLKESINLNVNKHWNIKKVNGKWVELPETRFKTVFANDIRPDAQRAWTRYFGNKGIESEVYHLESIVDVVKAYRETKINPFPEDIEVVTGGFPCQDFSVAGKRKGFESDKSHDGKSVEIDEADIDKPNVENRGQLYMWMREVVEIVKPKVFVAENVKGLVNLGDVKKIIENDFSNIGDGYIVVPAKVLHAAEFGVPQSRERVIFYGFEKGALKKEAIEELQNENISAKYDPYPFKTHCLPTKVPTENLLPHVSVRSALEGLVEPEKSSDLSQQKYSKAKYMGKHCQGQTEVNLDGIGPTIRSEHHGNIEFRRLGLEKGGKRLDELEQGLEERRLTVRECARIQTFPDDYEFVWSKKGEDPGLSASSAYKIIGNAVPPLLAYHIAKRLEDNWSLYFETEMENFDE
- a CDS encoding winged helix-turn-helix domain-containing protein; the protein is MSNEKKEYGPGDTLVLRIRKNEHFLAEWAGKQTEIGESIRYLIENDISRNGMSDVSREIMKNRPELPTAKDIKTDLFMFIGDNEKVTPKEAYEYLADKYQLDDWSRTIITRSGKEPKWNNIVRWAKKDLQNEDLVESIEHGVWVLTDDGRYVHKRLSEDSQKKD
- a CDS encoding JAB domain-containing protein; translated protein: MELSSIIEVIRIKQEVREEMVALEHAVIQSPDNARQIGASFIGDDDREVFLVIMLNTKNRVIGVHRAHVGSVNSSVVHPREIFKCAILNNASCIIACHQHPSGDPTPSREDILVSERLHEVGDLIGIPVLDHLILGADESYVSMKQRGYMG